Proteins encoded together in one Quercus lobata isolate SW786 chromosome 3, ValleyOak3.0 Primary Assembly, whole genome shotgun sequence window:
- the LOC115981638 gene encoding loganic acid O-methyltransferase-like encodes MSNNTNMVPESYPMNGGDGSNSYTKNSYFQRAGTNAMKAIIDDVIAEKLDVEKQISSSKSTLRIADLGCSVGPNTFIAMQNIIDAVQQKYQSHGFASHMPEFQVFFNDHTSSDFNTLFASLPPERPYFATGVPGSFHGRLFPDFSLDFVHSSFALQWLSKVPEELLNKNSAAWNKGRVHYASAPDEVAQAYTAQFAKDITTFLDGRAKELVVGGLMVLIMPGIPNGIPHSSSATGLMFDFLGHCLMDMAKEGLISEVQVDSFNLPIYVASPKEMTQLVERNGCFSIERMEMTQPWARVDDLSGQACTMHLRAGMEGIISKHFGTEIIDELFDRYCKKHGEIIGLLESKLNEGNQLFIVLKRI; translated from the exons aTGAGTAACAATACAAACATGGTGCCTGAATCTTATCCAATGAACGGCGGAGATGGCAGTAATAGCTATACCAAAAACTCCTACTTCCAg AGGGCAGGTACAAATGCTATGAAGGCAATAATTGATGATGTGATTGCGGAGAAGCTTGATGtagaaaaacaaatttctaGTTCAAAGAGCACACTCCGCATAGCAGATTTGGGATGTTCAGTTGGGCCAAATACCTTCATTGCTATGCAAAATATAATAGATGCTGTGCAACAAAAGTACCAATCCCATGGCTTTGCTTCTCATATGCCTGAATTTCAAGTGTTCTTCAATGATCATACATCCAGTGATTTTAATACCCTCTTTGCCTCTCTCCCACCAGAAAGGCCATACTTTGCAACTGGAGTGCCAGGGTCTTTCCATGGTCGGCTATTCCCTGATTTCTCTCTCGATTTTGTGCATTCATCTTTTGCACTCCAATGGCTCTCTAAGGTGCCAGAAGAGCTGCTAAATAAGAACTCTGCTGCATGGAACAAGGGGAGGGTTCACTATGCAAGTGCCCCAGACGAAGTAGCTCAAGCTTATACAGCCCAATTTGCTAAGGACATAACAACCTTTTTAGATGGTAGGGCTAAAGAGCTTGTTGTGGGTGGACTAATGGTGCTTATTATGCCAGGAATTCCAAATGGGATTCCTCATTCTAGTTCAGCAACAGGATTGATGTTTGATTTCCTGGGACACTGCCTCATGGATATGGCAAAGGAG GGATTAATTAGTGAAGTTCAGGTGGACTCCTTTAACTTGCCTATTTATGTTGCCTCACCCAAGGAGATGACGCAACTGGTGGAAAGAAATGGGTGTTTTAGCATTGAAAGAATGGAGATGACACAACCTTGGGCAAGAGTTGATGATCTCAGTGGCCAGGCATGCACGATGCACCTAAGAGCTGGCATGGAGGGTATAATAAGCAAACATTTTGGAACTGAGATTATTGATGAACTATTTGATCGATACTGTAAGAAACATGGAGAGATTATCGGCCTATTGGAGTCAAAACTCAATGAAGGAAATCAACTGTTTATTGTTTTGAAACGCATATGA
- the LOC115980842 gene encoding uncharacterized protein LOC115980842 yields the protein MLITFYLKDSVLLDNKEVARRLKVQATRTTARTPTGETPFQLAYGSEAVIPIEVGLTSYKVGNYDESRNDEAICLQLDLVDEVRATVEQRLARYEDLMAKCYNSKVRCRDFQVGDLVLRKVMGAIKDTSQGKLGPNWEGQKDASVSGSYHQTENGTGDKKMLQSE from the exons ATGCTAATAACCTTCTACTTGAAGGATAGTGTACTACTTGACAACAAAGAGGTTGCAAGGAGGTTGAAGGTTCAAGCAACACG gactaCGGCAAGGACGCCTACAGGAGAGACACCGTTTCAACTAGCATATGGAAGCGAGGCAGTTATCCCAATTGAAGTGGGGCTCACAAGCTATAAAGTGGGAAACTACGACGAGAGTAGAAATGATGAAGCTATATGCCTGCAACTTGATTTGGTGGATGAGGTCAGAGCAACAGTTGAACAAAGGTTAGCACGATACGAAGACCTCATGGCCAAATGCTACAACTCCAAAGTTAGATGCAGGGACTTCCAAGTTGGAGATCTTGTCTTAAGAAAGGTGATGGGTGCCATAAAAGACACCTCCCAGGGGAAGCTAGGACCAAACTGGGAAGGACAAAAAGATGCTTCAGTCTCGGGAAGCTACCACCAAACTGAGAATGGCACGGGAGACAAAAAGATGCTTCAGTCCGAGTGA